ACCCTTGTTTCGGCCGAGGCGGCCGAGGCGGTCAAGGAGAGGGCGAGGACTACCGAGGCGGTGTGGGTGATCCGCATGGCGACTTCCTTCAGGTGTGATCGGCTAGACCGCGCCGACGGCGGATTTCTGCGCGGGCCTGGATCAGGCGGCGGAGCTCGAAATGCTTCTCGAGGGTGGCGGGGAGGGCGATGAGGAGCAGCCCGGCCATCTGGCAGGCCGCTGTCGTCTGTTGACCCATCCAAAAGAGGATCGCCAGACAGCTGAGAAACGCCACCGCGACGGCGCCGGCGATCGTCCCCAGCCTTCGGATCCGGATTGTGCGAGACACGTAGGGTTCGGAGAACCTCGCCAGCAGTTCGGACTCGAGGTTGGCCGCCGCGGTGAGCGGCAGGATCAGCGGAACGGCGGGTTCTGGGTCTTCGGGCTGCATGGCTAGGCCTTCAGGGCCATGTCGTCCGCGAGCTCCCACTGTTCGGGGAGGTTGATGACCAGCCTCGAGGGCGACAGTTTAAAGCGCGCCATGGGCAGTTCCGCGCGCACCTTGGCCGGCAACTCCTGGATCGAGACTTCGTAGAGCCGTCCCTTCTTCTTAAGGTTCCAGTGCGCCTCGGCGTCCGAGCCAATCAAGGCGAGGAGAGGGGGCTTGGACCGAACGTCGACCTCGATCGCGACCGGCTTGGCGGGATCCAGCTGCGCGTCGCGGATGATCGCCTCTGGAACAACGACCGTCAGCTTGCGCTCGTCGCCAACCACCTTGATCGTGCTCTCCTGGAGCGGTCGCACCTTCACAAAGGGCATGGGGGAACTCCTCTAGTGTGGGGCCGCGCCGACATGGTCTAGGCCGGTCAGGGCCGTGACGATCGCGGGGGCGGCATAGTCGAAGGCGATGTGGCCGAGGGTGACGACCGCTAGCGCGGCCATCATGGCGGCGGGGCGTTTCTTCCACACCGTGATGAAGACCAGCGTGGCGACGATGTGCAGAAGGATCGCCGGCGACCGGCTGAGCAGATAGACCGCAGGGGTCACGAACGGGCGGTGATGGGCCAAAGCGTCCGCCATGCCCGTGTAGGCGTAGGCGACGGTTTCGACCAGCTCGATGAGCACCAGAAAGACCAGCCAGGCCCGAACGGGTCGACGCGCGGCCAGCCCATAGCTCCAGCGGGCGAGCTCTTCGAAGACGACGAAGCCGGAGGCGGCGTACCAACGGCCCGCGGACGTGCCCACATAGTCCGCTCCGAAGAACGCGACCGGCAGAAAGGCGACGAGGTAGCCGAGCACCGTCGCCCTCACGACCGCCAGCACCCACACCGCCACGGCCGTCAACGGCCACAGACGGCCGCCACGGTCGGGCGCCGGGAGTCCGAACAACACGCGTTGCGCGATGTTGAGTAGCGGCCGCTTGGTGCGATTGCTCAGCGAGTCGACGGCGCTCATCGCTTCACCCGGTGAAAGTCGGGTCGAAGGATAGCGACCGCTATTCACAGTGCAAGGTACATTGCACTCCGCGACGGCGCGGATTTCTCGCTACGCCGCGTGTCGGGTCGGTCGTCGCCCCTCGACAAGAGCGCCCACGAGCACGGTCGTTTGGATGATGTAGAGCCAAACGACCGAGGTGACCCTGGAGTTTACAATGGGCCACGCCGACACCACGGCCACCACGTCCAACATGACGATCATCGCGATGAGCGCGGTCGCGACCATCGGCCAATATCGGTTGCTGTAGAGCGCGACGGGCAAGCAGACGATGAAGAAGGCGGTGTCGATCATCGCCACGATCTGAGCGGCCTGAATGGCGCGGGCGTACTCTATGATCACGACCGACTTGGCGTAGAGCACGAGCGTGTTGCCGATGACGAAGAGCCGTTCCGGCGCCCGACCTCGGTAGAGACCAACGACAATCGTCACGATCGAGAGAACAATCGCGATCAGATCGGCCAAGCTGTAGGACGAGAACGCCTGGGCAAGGCGATCGAGGTCAGGAACTGGGCGCTCCATGTCAGCTGGCCGCGCGGCGCGGCCGGTCCAGCGGCAGGCGCTTGAACATATCCTCGATCCACCCCCAGGGCCGTTTGGGGGGTTCGATCATGATCCCGAGGATCAAGGCCAGAGAGCTCATCTCGAACGCCGCCGCCGAGAGATTCCAATAGGCGTAGGGCGACATTCGGCCCGCCAACAGGAATACGATTTCGGCGATGAGGGATAGGGCCTGAGCGATCCTAAGCCACATCGGCCAGTAGCGGTCGAAGATTAGGGCCACCGCCAGGCAAGCTGCCAGCGCCAGCACGTCGAAGCCAATCAGACCGAGATAGGTCGCTTGCGTATTCGGCGGGGCCCAGATGACGTGCGACAGGTAAGCGCAGGTGATAAAGACCGCGAAGAAGAGCCGTTCCGCGGCGCCGCCGCGCACGATCACAAGGGCCATCGCGACGAAGAATAGAGCCCAGGCAATCTGGCTCACCAGGATGAAGTCCGGCAGGGCAGACCAGGTCTCTACTAGCCAGCTGATCATTGCGCTTCAGGGTTCCGCGCCCGCGTGAGGACCGAACTGCTCACAGGATATCATGCCTTCAGAGCGTTCAGAATAAAGGCGCATAGGCCGAGGACCACCAAGCCGATAACCAAGCCCGCGGTCATGAACATGAGCCGCTCAATCACCGTGAGGGTGTTGGTGGGGCCTAGGGTCGGAAATCCTCGGACCCGACGGTCATCGCCAGGCCAAGGATCATGCGCAGGACCTCTTCGTCCGGCAGGAACATCGCCTGCTTGCGCGCTGCTTGCAGATAGTCGTGAACGAAGATCATCTTGGCCGGCGATCCGCAGACCATCTCCTGCAGCACGGCCTCGGTCATCTCCCAGGAGAAGGTCGCCAGCGGGGGTAGCTCGTGGACCTTGGTCCCAGCTCTGGTGATCCGCGTGTCGAAATTGGCCATGGCCTCCCCCCGTTTTGTCACGCTGATCAGAGCCTACCTCCGCGTGTGGCGACATCCCAAACGGATTGTTACTGAGACGAAAATTTTCGTTAGCAACCGCGTCACTATCCCCATTAGGGATACCAAATGGCGTATCGCTGAGCGCCGGTCCGTCCCAAAGGCCCTGGGCAAGCAATCGCCGATATATCCGGGCGGCCTCGAAGCGGTCCTTGGCCTGAAGTGTGTCCTTGGCCTTCTGTAGATGCTGGTTGACGGTGTGGAATGAGATCCCCAGTGCGCGGGAGATCTCTTTCGACTCCAGCTGCTTCTCGACGAGTTCAAGGCACTCCCGCTCACGCTGCGTGAGCTTCCTGGCGGGGTTATTCTCAAACGGAGACGGTGGAACTGTCGGCAATGCCATGTAATCCGCTCTCGACTTGGACCGGAGTCTAAGCCAAGGCCACATCACCCGCCATATTTTTCGCCTGAAGACGTTTGCGTACCCTTCTGGGTTGCGACAGCGTCGAATGGTCGCGCTCGCGCTGATTGCCACGCTTGACGAAGCAGCTTTAGGGTTAATGCGCCATTAACCAAGTAGGGCGGGCTTACTCCCATGAACAACGAAATCGCGGGCTCGCGCATCCAGACCAAGATGCACGAATTGGAGCGTATGCTCACCCAGGCCAAGCTGTTGGCCAACTCGATCGAGGCCGACGTTGTCGCCCTGGGCGAAACCATGAACCTGTCGCAGACCTTCACCCAGCACTCGATTGGGTCGATCCAAAAGACCCAGGCCCAGATTGGCGCGGCCCAAGCCGCCGCCGTGTCCACGCACAAGATCCTGGAAGCTTCGCGCGAGAAAATCGGCCTGCGCGTGACCGCCAGCGGCGCCTGGAAGGAAGACACCCTCACCGGCCATGCGACCCAGGAAGCCCTCTCGGCCTGATCATAGTCGCTTTACCACTACAACCCCAAGGTGGGCGTCATGGAGTCCATGCTGCTCGCCTTGGGATATGTGATCGCGCCGGCGACCCTGCTGGTGTGCGCCGTGGCCCTTTGGCAGGGTAGCGGCGCCGAGCGTCACGCCGGCGTGACGATCCTCCTGTCCATACCCCTCCAATGGGGTCTGCTCTGGGCTTTCAAGAGCGCCGGCGTCGATCGCAGCTGGATCGCGCTCTATTGCGACATCATCCTGTCGATCACGATTGGTTTGTCGTTTCTCTGGGCGGCGCTTAGGTACACCTCCACCTGGCTGGGCGCGGCCTTTCTTCTGCAGGGCTTCGAGCTGGCGACGTCGGCCTATGTCATGGGGGTCGATTTCGACTCCCACAGGCGGGCCTATTTCGCCTGCCTGAACCTCATCTCCTTCCTCACCCTACTGACGGTTCTGTTCGCCACCGTCGCCAGGATCCTCGCCAGGCGGCGGGAGACCGCCGCGCGTGCGGACGGCCGCCGGCTCGGCGCTCTTGCTAATGGGACCCGCGATTAAGGTGGGCGCGAACGGCCGCGGCGCTGTTGCCGACCGCGTCGACCGCTTGGCGTAGTTCGTCGGCCGAGACGCCCAGTTCGGCTGTCCAGTAGCGGACTTCGTAATCTTCACCCATGGCGATCCGGCTGCGGTCTTGCGGGCCGCGGTTGGTGGTGTCGTCAGACATGGCGCATCTCCTCGTGACCATGGCTGTGGAAGTCCCGAGATCTTCCATGGGTTCCTGCTGTGTCAGGCGTCCAGGTCAGGATTGACCTCGGCTGCCGTCTTGTCCGTTCGCAGGCGCTTGAACGCCGGCTGGCGCATCTTGCCCGACGATGTGAACTCGGCGATCTCGATGTCGACGACCAGGTGCGGCCGTGCCCAATGGACGTCGGGAATCCGGGCGGGCAGGGGGCCGGACGTGAACGGCGACTGCGGCGTTCTGAGCGTCTCGAGCTTGCGCGCTAGCCCCGGCACGCGCCCGGGATCAACGCTGCCGATGTAGCGAAGGCCGCCGCCCTCGTCGGGAACACCGCACAGGATGCGCCCGAACGCAGGGCCGTCAGCGGTCCAGCCTCCGATCACGGCCTCCGCCGAAGGCCGGCACTTAGCCTTGACCCAGGAATCCGGCCGATCCTTGCCTCCCCGATAGGGCGCATCCAGGCGCTTGGAGACGATTCCTTCCCACTTGAGCTCGCACGCGGCGCGCAGGAGCGCCGCCGGCGGGCCGTTCAAAGGCGTGACCAAGCGGATCGTGTCGGTGATGTGGTCGCCACCCTCCGCGAGTACATGAGCAAGTCGCGCCTTTCGGGTGCTCAGGGGGTAGGGGCGAAGGTCGTTGTCGCGGCCTTCGAACAAGATATCGAAGGCGTAGAAGATGAGAGCATCCGTGTCGCCCCGGGCGATCGCCGAGCGAAGGCTTGAGAAGCTGGGCTCGCCCTTGCCGTCCAGGGCGACCAGTTCGCCGTCCAGGATGCAATCGGGCAACTCGCCGGCAAGCGCCTCAAGCGCTCGAAACTTCGAAGTCCAGTCGAGACCGTTCCGGGTGCTGATCCTTACCCGGCCGCGCTCTGTCCGCACCTGCATCCGGTAGCCGTCGAGTTTGACCTCGTGGATCCATGCGCTTCCTTCGGGGAGCGAGGTGGTCATCTTGGGGTGCTGGAAGGGAACGAAGTCCGGCATGGGGACAGCGGCCCCCTGAACACGTTTGCGCGCAGCCATTTCGCGGCCTCGGGGTTTGAGTCCTGACTCAATGAGGACGCGCGAAGGAGGTTGCGATGGGCGACAAGGCCGTGAGCGGGGACAACAGCAAGGCCGAGGCGGTCGAGGCCGCCAACGACCTGGTCGACCGACTGCAGGACGAGATCGACACCTACGTGAAGCCGACCAGCACGCCCGACCAGCAGCGCGACGCCGTCGAGCAGATGATCGGCGACCTCGAGGCCTCGCCAGAGGTTCGAACCATCCGCGAAGCGGGAGACGAGGATCCTGGCAAGTTCGGCTCGTCGGCCAATCCGGAAGGCAGGGCGCCGCGCCGGGAGTACGACGAGCCGTTGGAGAAGGCCGAGGAGGGCGAGCGAGAGCTGCGGACGGGCGAAGCCGACTTCTCGAAGGAGAGCCACGACCGCGTCACCGGCCCGCTCTTGGACCTGCCCGAAACGTGACCCTCGCGCCCGGTTAGCCGACCGGTTTGGCCCCCGGCGTCCCGCACTTGGCGAACTTGCCCTTGGCGTCCTTGCACTTGGTCGGCTTGGCCGGCGCGGCCGCCGGCGGGCACTTGATGAACTTGCCCTTGGCGTCGCGGCACGGAGCGGCCGCGAAGCTCGCGCTGGCCGACGAGAGAGCGATGGCCAGGCTGGCGGCCAGGATGGTGATCTTGCGCATGGGTCCCTCCTTGCGAACGGCGGATGATCCGGCCGCGCCTGTGGCGCTTTGAAGGCGAAGGTCTAGAGCAAC
The DNA window shown above is from Caulobacter sp. X and carries:
- a CDS encoding DUF3606 domain-containing protein, whose product is MSDDTTNRGPQDRSRIAMGEDYEVRYWTAELGVSADELRQAVDAVGNSAAAVRAHLNRGSH
- the ligD gene encoding non-homologous end-joining DNA ligase translates to MPDFVPFQHPKMTTSLPEGSAWIHEVKLDGYRMQVRTERGRVRISTRNGLDWTSKFRALEALAGELPDCILDGELVALDGKGEPSFSSLRSAIARGDTDALIFYAFDILFEGRDNDLRPYPLSTRKARLAHVLAEGGDHITDTIRLVTPLNGPPAALLRAACELKWEGIVSKRLDAPYRGGKDRPDSWVKAKCRPSAEAVIGGWTADGPAFGRILCGVPDEGGGLRYIGSVDPGRVPGLARKLETLRTPQSPFTSGPLPARIPDVHWARPHLVVDIEIAEFTSSGKMRQPAFKRLRTDKTAAEVNPDLDA